A portion of the Equus quagga isolate Etosha38 chromosome 17, UCLA_HA_Equagga_1.0, whole genome shotgun sequence genome contains these proteins:
- the LOC124228572 gene encoding olfactory receptor 4S2-like has product MENNVTEFILTGLSQNEQVQQLCFFLFLLFYMILMTGNFFIVMTIQRSPNLNSPMYFFLSFLSFVDICYSSVTAPKLIIDFQAKVKRISFVGCMVQLSCVHLFGCTEIFILTVMAYDRYVAICKPLRYTTIMDWKVCSILVLTCWLGGFVHSFIQTILTVQLPFCGPNLIDHYFCDVHPLLKLACTDTYAVGLIVVANSGMISLSCFVILVGSYTVILLSFKTRSSEGRHKAFSTCASHITVVILFFVPCLFIYLRPSTTFTEDKMVAVFYTIITPMLNPMIYTLRNMEVKNAMKRLWLGRNRRYPDVKLNGVGTA; this is encoded by the coding sequence ATGGAAAATAATGTTACTGAATTTATACTCACAGGTCTTTCCCAAAATGAGCAAGTGCAGCAACtatgcttctttttgtttttactcttttataTGATCCTCATGactggaaatttttttattgtaatgacTATCCAAAGGAGCCCAAATCTCAACTCTCCAATGTACTTCTTCCTTAGCTTCCTATCTTTTGTTGACATCTGCTATTCCTCTGTTACAGCCCCCAAGCTGATTATTGACTTCCAAGCCAAGGTCAAAAGGATCTCCTTTGTTGGTTGTATGGTACAGCTCTCTTGTGTCCATCTTTTTGGTTGTACGGAGATCTTTATCCTCACAGTGATGGCCTATGACAggtatgtggccatctgtaaaccTCTACGTTATACAACCATCATGGACTGGAAGGTCTGCTCCATACTGGTGCTGACTTGTTGGTTAGGAGGTTTTGTGCATTCCTTTATCCAGACCATTCTTACTGTACAACTGCCTTTCTGTGGCCCCAACCTGATTGACCACTACTTCTGTGATGTCCACCCTTTACTGAAGCTGGCTTGCACAGACACATATGCAGTGGGGCTCATTGTGGTGGCCAACAGTGGCATGATTTCACTGAGCTGCTTTGTCATTCTTGTGGGCTCTTACACTGTCATCTTGCTTTCCTTCAAGACCCGCTCATCAGAGGGGAGGCACAAGGCCTTCTCCACATGTGCTTCCCACATCACTGTGGTGATCTTGTTTTTTGTCCCCTGCCTCTTCATCTACCTAAGGCCTTCCACCACTTTTACTGAGGACAAGATGGTGGCTGTGTTTTACACCATCATCACACCCATGTTGAACCCTATGATCTATACCCTGAGAAACATGGAGGTGAAAAATGCCATGAAGAGACTGTGGTTGGGCAGAAATAGGAGATACCCTGATGTGAAGCTCAATGGGGTTGGTACAGCCTGA